In the Bacteroidota bacterium genome, one interval contains:
- a CDS encoding 4a-hydroxytetrahydrobiopterin dehydratase produces the protein MAERKKLSDEEIQASVSALTGWSIQNAKLHKEFIFKNFVEAFGFMSRVALIAEGMNHHPEWFNVYNKVVMDLTTHDASGISNLDFQFAGKVERLLQ, from the coding sequence ATGGCCGAGCGAAAGAAACTATCCGACGAGGAAATTCAGGCTTCTGTTTCTGCTTTGACGGGTTGGAGTATTCAGAATGCAAAACTGCATAAAGAGTTCATTTTCAAGAACTTTGTTGAAGCGTTCGGCTTCATGTCACGTGTTGCGCTGATTGCGGAAGGTATGAACCATCATCCCGAATGGTTCAATGTGTACAATAAAGTTGTGATGGATTTGACGACGCACGATGCAAGCGGCATCAGCAATCTGGATTTCCAATTTGCAGGAAAAGTGGAAAGGTTGCTGCAATAA
- a CDS encoding cold shock domain-containing protein translates to MEGTVKFFNATKGFGFITVNGGEDIFFHQSNVKETGFRDQLRQGDLVEFDVKNEQKGKRAINIARK, encoded by the coding sequence ATGGAAGGCACTGTAAAGTTTTTTAACGCAACAAAGGGGTTTGGTTTCATCACGGTTAACGGAGGCGAGGATATTTTCTTTCACCAAAGCAATGTGAAAGAAACCGGCTTCCGGGATCAACTGCGACAGGGAGACCTGGTCGAGTTCGATGTGAAGAATGAGCAAAAAGGAAAACGCGCTATCAATATTGCCCGCAAGTAA
- a CDS encoding cold-shock protein, with protein sequence MEKGTVKWFNGAKGFGFIQRETGEDVFVHYKAIVGDGYKTLNEGDKVQFDVEKGPKGLQASNVSKV encoded by the coding sequence ATGGAAAAAGGAACAGTTAAGTGGTTCAACGGAGCCAAGGGCTTCGGCTTCATTCAACGCGAAACGGGCGAAGATGTGTTCGTCCATTACAAAGCCATCGTTGGCGATGGCTACAAAACGCTGAACGAGGGGGATAAGGTTCAGTTCGATGTTGAAAAGGGGCCGAAAGGATTGCAGGCATCCAACGTGAGCAAGGTCTGA
- a CDS encoding class I fructose-bisphosphate aldolase, producing the protein MMKNIEQLLGADAKGLLEHQCKTIPKESLHLPGPDFIDRVWIPSDRKSGVLRSIQQLYSHGRLGGTGYLSILPVDQGIEHSAGASFAPNPIYFDPENIVRLAIEGGCNAVASTFGVLGSVSRKYAHKIPFIAKINHNEFLSYPNSYDQIMFGDVDMAFEMGCVAVGATIYFGSDESKRQIQEVSAAFKYAHELGMATILWCYLRNPAFKTKEKDYHVSADLTGQANHLGVTIEADIIKQKLPENTGGYNALNTKENPYGKTHKKVYSDLSSDHPIDLTRYQVANCYMGRSGLINSGGASSGESDIAEAAKTAVINKRAGGMGLISGRKAFQRPMAEGVTILNTIQDVYLAKEITIA; encoded by the coding sequence ATGATGAAAAATATTGAACAGCTTTTGGGGGCAGATGCGAAAGGCCTGCTGGAACACCAATGCAAGACGATTCCCAAAGAATCACTTCACCTGCCCGGGCCGGACTTCATCGACCGCGTATGGATTCCAAGCGACAGGAAGTCGGGTGTGTTGCGCAGTATTCAACAACTGTACAGCCACGGACGGCTGGGCGGGACAGGCTACCTCTCGATTCTTCCTGTGGATCAGGGTATTGAACATTCGGCCGGGGCTTCGTTCGCTCCAAACCCGATCTACTTCGATCCCGAGAATATTGTAAGACTTGCAATCGAGGGTGGTTGCAACGCTGTTGCCTCAACCTTCGGAGTGCTCGGTTCGGTTTCGCGCAAATACGCCCACAAGATTCCGTTCATAGCGAAGATCAATCATAACGAATTTCTTTCCTACCCGAACTCCTACGACCAGATCATGTTCGGGGATGTTGATATGGCATTCGAAATGGGCTGCGTTGCCGTAGGGGCTACCATCTACTTCGGATCTGATGAGTCGAAGCGCCAGATTCAGGAAGTCAGTGCAGCGTTCAAGTACGCCCACGAGCTCGGAATGGCGACAATCCTGTGGTGCTATCTTCGCAATCCCGCCTTTAAGACGAAGGAAAAGGACTATCACGTATCGGCCGATTTGACGGGCCAAGCGAACCATCTCGGCGTAACAATCGAAGCCGACATTATCAAACAGAAACTGCCCGAGAACACAGGCGGCTACAATGCGCTGAACACAAAAGAAAATCCTTACGGCAAAACGCACAAGAAAGTCTACAGCGATTTGAGCAGCGACCACCCGATTGATTTGACGAGGTATCAAGTTGCCAATTGTTATATGGGACGATCCGGCCTGATTAACTCCGGCGGCGCTTCGTCCGGCGAAAGCGACATCGCGGAAGCCGCAAAGACTGCCGTCATCAACAAGCGGGCGGGCGGCATGGGGCTGATTTCGGGCCGCAAGGCATTCCAGCGCCCGATGGCCGAAGGCGTGACAATCCTGAACACGATTCAGGACGTGTATCTCGCCAAAGAAATCACCATCGCATAA
- a CDS encoding queuosine precursor transporter — protein MFNTFLIALYVSCDLIANVTASKPVTVLGFSAPAGVFIYAVTFTLVDLINERLGKKGARQVVYAAFAANILLAAYTLLVVHLPSPDFYTHQTAFAATLGSTPRIVVASLVAFIVSSLIDVEIFAWWKEKIGRYKWARVIVSNAVSTFVDSLVFVGIAFTGVMPLVPLIAGQYVLKMGITVVSVPLIYLIRQEAAKARND, from the coding sequence ATGTTCAACACGTTCCTCATAGCCCTGTATGTGTCCTGCGACCTGATTGCCAACGTCACCGCCTCAAAACCTGTCACGGTGTTGGGTTTCTCGGCACCTGCCGGAGTGTTCATCTATGCGGTGACATTCACTCTTGTTGATCTCATCAACGAACGCCTTGGGAAAAAGGGGGCGCGGCAGGTTGTGTATGCGGCGTTCGCGGCAAACATACTACTTGCAGCGTACACGTTGCTTGTCGTTCATCTCCCCTCGCCCGACTTCTATACACATCAAACGGCGTTTGCGGCAACCCTCGGATCAACGCCACGCATTGTTGTTGCGAGCCTTGTTGCATTTATTGTCAGTTCGCTCATTGACGTCGAGATTTTTGCGTGGTGGAAGGAGAAGATTGGACGGTACAAATGGGCGAGAGTAATTGTTAGCAATGCGGTTTCTACATTTGTCGATAGTCTTGTTTTTGTTGGGATAGCGTTTACCGGGGTAATGCCGCTTGTTCCCCTGATTGCGGGCCAATATGTGCTGAAGATGGGAATAACGGTGGTAAGCGTTCCGCTTATTTACCTCATCCGTCAAGAAGCAGCGAAGGCAAGAAACGACTAA
- a CDS encoding thioredoxin family protein, with the protein MGRLSVMLFVLLLAGCSTKEAEKTQTASEKMVIGWVVREDFMQPEYPRFQENYDSYQVDENFVQMIQTLHEGVEVVVVLGTWCGDSKREVARFLKIADLATIPPSHIKFYGVDRTKASDDGVTERYDIRLVPTFIFLKHGVEIGRVVESPKTSMEEDLLVILADSQGR; encoded by the coding sequence ATGGGTCGATTGTCCGTAATGCTCTTCGTGCTGCTGCTGGCAGGTTGTTCGACGAAAGAAGCGGAAAAGACGCAAACGGCGTCGGAGAAAATGGTGATAGGATGGGTTGTGCGCGAAGATTTCATGCAGCCCGAATATCCGAGATTTCAGGAGAACTACGATTCATATCAGGTAGATGAGAATTTTGTTCAGATGATTCAGACGCTGCACGAGGGAGTCGAGGTTGTTGTCGTACTCGGTACGTGGTGCGGTGACAGCAAGCGTGAGGTAGCCCGGTTCCTCAAGATCGCCGACCTTGCCACCATTCCTCCTTCTCACATAAAATTCTATGGCGTTGACCGCACAAAAGCGAGCGACGACGGCGTTACAGAGCGATATGACATCAGATTGGTGCCTACCTTCATTTTCCTGAAACACGGCGTTGAAATTGGACGGGTTGTGGAATCCCCCAAAACCTCAATGGAAGAAGACCTCCTCGTTATTCTCGCCGATTCGCAGGGTAGATAG
- a CDS encoding carbon-nitrogen family hydrolase encodes MSILRAGLCFDADALHDARFAARLTSVDVLLFPELMDGGYRALRQGTPPHHFADQLISSLRNLSKQTHCTVVAGSLFLGEGTLLPTNTSLVFHRGRVIHRYDKIHLFKPAGDRKFFRPGRSDTSTFRISTRHGWLRAGVVICYDLRFPELIRALALRGLQILFVPARWPRVRDDAWQTLLKARAIENQIFVVGCNASDTEGGYSYAFDPSGKLIFSSRTSKGKGLHTFRVDISRLDSSRRLHRNLADAVFLKSSLR; translated from the coding sequence ATGAGCATATTGCGTGCGGGTCTTTGTTTTGACGCCGATGCGCTTCATGATGCCCGCTTCGCTGCACGCCTTACATCGGTAGATGTTCTTCTCTTTCCGGAATTGATGGATGGAGGATATCGTGCCCTCCGGCAGGGCACGCCTCCGCATCATTTTGCGGACCAACTGATTTCTTCACTGAGGAACCTGTCGAAACAAACGCACTGCACCGTTGTTGCCGGCAGTCTGTTCCTCGGCGAAGGAACGTTACTTCCCACAAATACCTCTCTCGTATTCCATCGCGGCAGAGTCATTCACCGCTACGACAAGATTCATCTGTTCAAGCCGGCGGGCGACAGGAAATTCTTCAGACCCGGAAGGTCTGATACATCCACGTTTCGAATCTCAACCCGACACGGATGGTTGCGTGCCGGTGTAGTGATCTGCTATGACCTGCGCTTCCCGGAATTGATCCGAGCGTTGGCACTTAGAGGTTTGCAGATTCTGTTTGTTCCGGCCCGTTGGCCGAGAGTGCGGGACGACGCGTGGCAGACATTGCTGAAAGCACGGGCGATTGAAAACCAGATTTTTGTTGTCGGATGCAATGCCAGCGATACAGAAGGCGGATATTCCTATGCGTTCGATCCCTCGGGCAAATTGATCTTCTCGAGCAGAACATCAAAAGGGAAAGGCCTGCATACGTTTCGGGTTGACATCTCCCGTCTCGATTCTTCAAGGCGGTTGCACAGGAATTTGGCGGATGCAGTGTTCCTGAAATCGAGCCTTCGTTAG
- the queF gene encoding preQ(1) synthase: MPEALDRRYDVQDSSSIDVHALETFPYEYPGKDIIVNIDTDEFTAVCPWSGLPDFATIRIEYIPSRSLIELRSLKYYLLSYRNVGIYQEHLVNRILEDLVQCCHPKWMKVAADYKVRGGIHTIASREFSAKKKRS, encoded by the coding sequence ATGCCTGAAGCATTGGACAGACGTTACGATGTCCAGGATAGTTCCTCTATTGATGTACATGCCCTCGAGACGTTTCCCTACGAGTATCCCGGAAAGGACATCATCGTCAATATAGACACGGATGAATTCACCGCTGTTTGTCCCTGGTCGGGACTTCCCGATTTCGCCACAATAAGGATTGAGTACATCCCCAGCAGGTCGCTGATCGAACTGCGTTCCCTGAAGTATTATCTTCTTTCCTACAGAAATGTCGGGATCTACCAGGAACACCTCGTCAACCGGATTTTGGAGGATCTTGTGCAATGCTGCCACCCAAAATGGATGAAGGTGGCAGCCGACTACAAAGTTCGGGGCGGAATTCATACGATTGCGAGCCGTGAATTTTCGGCAAAGAAGAAACGTTCGTAA